A region of Thermogemmata fonticola DNA encodes the following proteins:
- the truD gene encoding tRNA pseudouridine(13) synthase TruD: protein MENQGRRSWPLWTAAWPGVGGRIRERLEDFEVEEVAAYEPCGQGEHLFLWVEKRGVGSEYLLRAVAQCLGIPVGAVGAAGLKDRYAITRQWLSVPQECAERLGRLEALHAEGIYLLRVARHRNKLKPGHLRGNRFCIFIRGASAAAPWQAILEKIRREGLPNYYGPQRFGREGSTLALGWQCLRGQLRRRLRPFQFRLALSAVQSHLFNDYLARRQEDGLLHTALEGDVMAHWPVGGLFRVEDVAAEQRRLEAREIVPAGPMFGTRTYPAAGVAARREADVLRSYDLTPAVFAGFGQLLSGTRRHNLIYLDDLQAEWEAEGLRLRFTLPAGSYATVLLREVMKNDAVEAVPPDEAEEE, encoded by the coding sequence ATGGAGAACCAAGGCAGGCGGAGTTGGCCGTTGTGGACGGCAGCGTGGCCGGGAGTCGGCGGGCGCATCCGGGAACGGCTGGAGGATTTTGAGGTCGAGGAGGTGGCGGCTTACGAGCCGTGCGGGCAAGGCGAGCATCTGTTTCTGTGGGTGGAGAAGCGGGGGGTCGGCTCGGAGTATCTGCTGCGGGCGGTGGCGCAGTGCCTGGGCATTCCGGTGGGTGCGGTGGGAGCCGCCGGGTTGAAGGATCGCTACGCTATCACGCGGCAGTGGCTGTCGGTGCCGCAGGAATGTGCCGAGCGCCTGGGTCGCCTGGAGGCGCTGCACGCCGAGGGGATATACCTGCTGCGGGTGGCACGCCATCGCAACAAACTCAAGCCGGGGCATTTGCGGGGGAATCGCTTTTGCATTTTCATTCGGGGAGCTTCGGCGGCAGCGCCCTGGCAGGCCATTTTGGAGAAGATCCGCCGGGAAGGCTTGCCGAATTACTACGGTCCGCAGCGTTTCGGGCGGGAAGGCAGTACCCTAGCTTTGGGTTGGCAGTGCCTCCGCGGCCAACTCCGGCGGCGCCTCCGCCCGTTCCAATTCCGCTTGGCCCTGTCCGCGGTCCAATCCCATCTCTTCAACGATTACCTGGCGCGCCGGCAAGAGGATGGCTTGCTCCACACCGCGCTGGAGGGGGATGTGATGGCGCACTGGCCGGTCGGCGGACTGTTCCGGGTGGAGGATGTGGCGGCGGAACAGCGGCGGCTGGAAGCGCGCGAGATCGTGCCGGCCGGGCCGATGTTCGGAACGCGCACCTACCCGGCGGCGGGAGTGGCGGCTCGGCGGGAAGCGGACGTACTGCGGAGCTATGACCTCACACCGGCGGTTTTTGCGGGCTTCGGCCAACTGCTCTCGGGCACGCGGCGACACAACCTCATCTACCTGGACGATCTGCAAGCCGAGTGGGAAGCAGAGGGATTGCGCCTGCGCTTTACCCTGCCGGCAGGGAGCTACGCCACGGTGCTGCTGCGCGAAGTCATGAAAAACGACGCTGTGGAAGCGGTTCCGCCGGATGAAGCCGAGGAGGAATGA